The following is a genomic window from Bacillota bacterium.
TGTCCACCGCCACTCCGCAGCTTTACGACCGCCACCTGGCCCTGGTGCGGGAGCTTGGCATGAATCTGGTGCGGGTGTTCGCCCACGTCGAGCTCCCCTACTTCTATCACCGCTGCGACGAGCTGGGCATCCTGGTCTACCAGGATCTGCCTCTGCAGTGGGGATACGAGCAGTCCGCTGAGGTCCTGGAGGCGGCGCTGGCCATGGCGGAGCAGATGGTCACGGCGCTTCGCAACCATCCCTGCGTGATCATCTGGTGCTGCCACTCCGAGCCCCGTCTCCCCGACTGGCTGGGGCTGACCCGGGCGGTCTTCCGGCGGGTGGCCGAGATGGACTCAAGCCGCATCCTCGTGAAAGCCTCCGTGTTTGCGCCCGTCGACGGGCTGACCAACGAGGAGCAGGACGAGGAGGCGTTTGAGGCATACCACCGCACGGCGCTCACGGTGCCGTGGGTGGGCTGGTATTGGGATGAGATCGAGGACGTCGAAAAGTACGGCCCCCACTTCATCTCGGAAATGGGCGCCCAGGCGGTGCCTGACGTTCAAAGCCTCCGGGAGATGCTGCCGGAGGGGGCGCTCTGGCCCCCAGACTGGGACGTGTGGAAGCGGCACGGCTTTCAGCTCGACGTTTATCGCCAGAACCTGGGGGAGCCGCCAGATACGCTGGAAGCGCTGGTCGCCCGGAGCCAGGCGTACCAGGCAAGGCTGCTCAAGTCCCATGTAGAGGCCTTCCGGCGCAAGAAGTACCGGCCCGTCAATTCCGTAATCCAGTTCACGCTGACCGACTGCGCGCCGGTGATCAGCTGGTCGGTGGTTGACTTCTTCGGGCGGCCCAAGGCGGGATACCACGCCCTGCGGACCGTGATGCAGCCCGTGCTGGTCAGCATCCAGGTGCGAAGCGAGAGCCGGGTGCAGGCGGCACCGGTCGACGTCAACGTCTGGGTGATCAACGACTACCCCCACGGGTTCGAAGGGGCGGAACTGCGCTGGGAGGTGCTGGGGCCTGACGGGGCGCTGCTGCAGGGTGGGGCGAGGAGGCTCGACGTGCCGGCGGACAGCGCGCTCGAAGGGGTGGCGAGGTTGACCTTGGGCTTTCCCCGGGCAGGGCGGTACGTCATCCGGGCGGCTCTGCACGCGGCAGGCGGCGGGCGTTGTCTGGCCCAGAACGAAAGTCAGGTGGACGTAAGGGCCGTTTGACGGCTGCTCGCGCCCCGGTCTACTGGCGCAAGCTCTCCGGGTGTGCCCCCAGGAACGCCTCGACCTGGTCTCGTGTCGGAAGCGCCGTCATGGCGCCGCGAACCTGGACGGTGACCGCGCCCGCCGCGTTGGCCACCCGGAGCATGCGGCGCAGCTCGTCCGAGGTGCACCGGAGGGCAGCCTCCCGCACGGTGCGCGCCTGCTCCCGGGCCAGCGCGGAGAGGCCCCACAAGAACGCGGCCCAGAACGCGTCGCCGGCTCCGGTGGTATCGACGGCTTGCACCCGGAACGCCTCGGCCGACGCGAACTGGCCGCCACGCCCGACCGCCCAGCTCCCGGCAGCGCCTTCTGTGACGACGAGCAGGGCCACCTTGAGATAGGTTTCGAGCAGGCGCCGGGCACCCTCGGCCGTGTCGCTGCCCGACAGGAGCTCCAGTTCCTCCCGGCTCACCTTGACGATGTGGGCGAACGCCAGCGCATTGCGGGTCTCCGCCTTCGCCCGCGCCGGATTCGCCCACAGCGATTCCCGGTAGTTCACGTCCAGGGATATGGTGACGCCGGCTTGCTGGGCCTTCTCGAGGGCACCCAGCAGGGCGCTACGGCCAGGCTCGTCGGCCAGCGTAATCGTGCCGTGGTGCAGGAGGCTGGCGCTGGTGAGGGCTTCGGGATGAAAATCCTCCGGCCGCAGCAGTGTATCGGCCCCGGGCTTGCGGTAGAAGGCGAACTCCCGCTCGCCGCCTTCCCGGATGGCCACGAAGGCCAGGGTGGTCAGAGCGTCCCGGGTCAGCCGCATACCGGACACGTCGACCCCGCTCTGGCCCAGATAGCCGCGCAGGAACCGTCCGAAGGGATCGTCGCCCACCACCCCGACGAACCGCACCGGCACCCCGAGTCGTGCCAGACCGACCGCCACATTGGCCGGGGCACCACCGGGGCATCTTTCGAACGAAAGGACATCCCCTAACGCCGCACCGGCCTGCTGGGAAACCATGTCGATGAGGGCTTCCCCGACAACGAGCACGTGCGACATGGCGGTCACCCCTTAACGGTAAGAGCTGCGGCCCGCGCCTGGCTGCGCCGAGCCCTGACGGCCAGGCCCGCTTAGAGATCACTCACGGCCTCGAAGAGGTCTGACGGCCGGACGTCCTGCCGCACGACCCCGTTTTCCAGCAGGAACCGGTGAAAGCGCCGCCATTTCTCGGAAGACTGCTCCTGCGAGGTGGCGAACTCGGGCAGGGTTCGGCGAAACGCCTCTTCGTTGAGGGCCCGGTCAAGCTCCGGGTTGGCGCGCATGAATGCTTCGAAGGCTGCCACAGGGTTACGCCGGGTCTCCCGAATGGCCTCGTCGAGGGCGACCACCAGCGCCTGCAGGTCGCTTCTGCGTCGCCGCAGGGTGGCGTCGCCCGTCACGACCACGAGTTCGTAGTAGTCAGGCACCCCGTGCTCGGTCAGGTCAAACCAGACGGGACGGGCTCCCTCCCGTTCCAACACCACCGACTCGTAATTCTTGTAAGCGCCGATGACCGCATCGACCTGGCCTGAGAGCAGGGCCGGCGCCAGGTTGAAGTTTACGTTGATGAGCTGCACCTTCGCGGGATCGACGCCCGCCTGGCGGAGCACCGTGCCGAGCAGTGCCTCTTCGAAACCCGCGACGGAATAGCCTACGCGGCGACCGGCGAGGTCTTTCGGGCCTTTGATGCCCGAGGTTTCGAGGGTCATGATGGTGTTGAGGGGGTGTTCGATGAGCACCCCGATAGACCGCACGGGCACCCCCTCGGCCCGCGCCTGCGAGACCGTCGGCTGGTAGCTGATGGCCGCGTCCACGCGCCCGGCGGCCGCCAGCTTGACGGGATCGTTGGGGTCCGCCGGCACGAGGATGTCCACCTCCAGGCCGTGGCGGCGAAAGATGCCCGATTCCCTGGCGAGATAAACGGGCACGTGGTCGGGGTTGGGGAACCAGTCCAGCATCAGTTGGAGCTTTTGGGGGCTCGCC
Proteins encoded in this region:
- a CDS encoding glycoside hydrolase family 2 TIM barrel-domain containing protein, with protein sequence LHDGGEAGADAGEGGAEAAVAVDGFRAVDAVSTRFGVREARRGPNWELYLNGRRFFARGTNYLSRLFMSTATPQLYDRHLALVRELGMNLVRVFAHVELPYFYHRCDELGILVYQDLPLQWGYEQSAEVLEAALAMAEQMVTALRNHPCVIIWCCHSEPRLPDWLGLTRAVFRRVAEMDSSRILVKASVFAPVDGLTNEEQDEEAFEAYHRTALTVPWVGWYWDEIEDVEKYGPHFISEMGAQAVPDVQSLREMLPEGALWPPDWDVWKRHGFQLDVYRQNLGEPPDTLEALVARSQAYQARLLKSHVEAFRRKKYRPVNSVIQFTLTDCAPVISWSVVDFFGRPKAGYHALRTVMQPVLVSIQVRSESRVQAAPVDVNVWVINDYPHGFEGAELRWEVLGPDGALLQGGARRLDVPADSALEGVARLTLGFPRAGRYVIRAALHAAGGGRCLAQNESQVDVRAV
- a CDS encoding carbohydrate kinase — encoded protein: MSHVLVVGEALIDMVSQQAGAALGDVLSFERCPGGAPANVAVGLARLGVPVRFVGVVGDDPFGRFLRGYLGQSGVDVSGMRLTRDALTTLAFVAIREGGEREFAFYRKPGADTLLRPEDFHPEALTSASLLHHGTITLADEPGRSALLGALEKAQQAGVTISLDVNYRESLWANPARAKAETRNALAFAHIVKVSREELELLSGSDTAEGARRLLETYLKVALLVVTEGAAGSWAVGRGGQFASAEAFRVQAVDTTGAGDAFWAAFLWGLSALAREQARTVREAALRCTSDELRRMLRVANAAGAVTVQVRGAMTALPTRDQVEAFLGAHPESLRQ
- a CDS encoding ABC transporter substrate-binding protein, translated to MHRQLDAALSAARTAAIRGVAAAATLAVLLTTAPTAAAVAAAPEASPQKLQLMLDWFPNPDHVPVYLARESGIFRRHGLEVDILVPADPNDPVKLAAAGRVDAAISYQPTVSQARAEGVPVRSIGVLIEHPLNTIMTLETSGIKGPKDLAGRRVGYSVAGFEEALLGTVLRQAGVDPAKVQLINVNFNLAPALLSGQVDAVIGAYKNYESVVLEREGARPVWFDLTEHGVPDYYELVVVTGDATLRRRRSDLQALVVALDEAIRETRRNPVAAFEAFMRANPELDRALNEEAFRRTLPEFATSQEQSSEKWRRFHRFLLENGVVRQDVRPSDLFEAVSDL